A genomic window from Hyla sarda isolate aHylSar1 chromosome 10, aHylSar1.hap1, whole genome shotgun sequence includes:
- the DNAJC16 gene encoding dnaJ homolog subfamily C member 16 isoform X2 yields the protein MGRLKLRLLLRLLLFLILALKILSAADFDPYRILGVSRTASQADIKKAYKKLAREWHPDKNKNPGAEDKFIQVSKAYEILSNEEKRTNYDRYGDVGENQGYSQQQHHHFRHFHDSFYFDESFFHFPFNSERRDSTDEKYLLQFSHYINEVVPDSFRKPYLIKITSDWCFSCIHIEPVWKEVVQELEGLGVGIGVVHAGYERRLAHHLGAHSTPSILGVINGKISFFHNAVLRENLRHFVESLLPGNLVDKITDKNYVRFLSSWQQENKPHILLFDQMPPVPLIYKLTAFAYKDYLSFGYVDLGQRETEQMSSQYNINMYAPTMLVFKEHIHKPADVVQARGMKKQVIDDFISTNKFLLAARLTNQKLFQELCPVRKSHRQRKYCVVLLTGEGEPFRKTYDSFLAFASANTKDTVRFVHVYKERQQELASSLLGEDIKPGDSSVAILERRNSAGRIVYKTLASVWSGSEENKFALLDFLDRLRKDPSVLSAEAILSDLNDELAPVFFLRWFYTAVDYWSDVWESVLHNNWREMMPLLSLIFSALFILFGTVIVQAFSDSSDERDSVPSDKEEPGDREKSSEANFTKENTRVPKKGFVEVTELTDVNYMSNLVRLRPGHMNVVLILSSSTKASLLQKFAQEVYTFTGSSSLHFSFLNLDKHREWLEYLLEFAQDAATIAYQYDEHFLERDYTGYVLALNGHKKYFCLFKAHSTTPEDEKLSDEGELCPPGGDSLRKISLGSGAGHIKKKLNKLSLWMERLLEGSLQRFYIPSWPSLD from the exons ATGGGCCGCCTTAAACTGCGCCTCCTCTTGCGGTTACTGCTCTTCCTCATCCTCGCCCTGAAGATCCTGTCAGCTGCCGACTTTGATCCTTACCGTATTCTGGGCGTGAGCCGGACGGCGAGCCAGGCGGACATTAAGAAAGCCTACAAGAAGCTGGCCAGAGAGTG GCACCCCGATAAAAACAAGAACCCCGGAGCGGAAGACAAATTCATCCAAGTCAGCAAAGCTTATGAG ATTCTATCGAACGAGGAGAAGAGGACGAACTACGACCGATACGGAGACGTTGGGGAGAACCAGGGCTActcccagcagcagcatcacCACTTCAGACACTTCCACGACAGCTTCTATTTCGATGAGTCCTTCTTCCACTTCCCCTTTAATTCTGAGCGCAGGGATTCTACCGATGAGAAATATCTCCTGCAGTTCTCCCATTACATCAATGAGGTCGTCCCCGACAGCTTCCGCAAACCTTACCTCATCAAGATCACCTCCGACTGGTGCTTCAGCTGCATCCACATCGAGCCTGTATGGAAAGAGGTGGTGCAGGAGCTGGAGGGGCTAG GTGTTGGCATAGGAGTGGTGCATGCTGGGTACGAGAGGCGTCTTGCTCACCATCTCggcgcacacagcaccccgtccATTTTGGGGGTGATTAATGGGAAAATCTCCTTCTTTCACAATGCCGTCTTAAGGGAAAACCTCCGACACTTTGTGGAAAGTTTACTGCCAGGAAATCTAGTGGATAAG ATCACAGATAAGAATTACGTCCGCTTCCTATCCAGTTGGCAGCAGGAGAATAAGCCCCACATCCTACTATTCGATCAAATGCCCCCTGTCCCCCTGATCTACAAG CTGACTGCGTTTGCCTATAAGGATTACCTGTCCTTCGGATACGTGGACCTCGGCCAGAGGGAGACGGAGCAGATGAGCAGTCAGTACAATATTAACATGTACGCCCCGACCATGCTGGTCTTCAAGGAGCACATTCACAAACCCGCCGACGTGGTGCAG GCACGTGGGATGAAGAAACAAGTGATTGATGATTTCATTTCTACCAACAAATTCCTCCTGGCCGCCCGGCTGACCAATCAGAAGCTCTTCCAGGAGCTGTGTCCTGTCAGGAAATCTCACCGCCAGCGCAA ATATTGTGTCGTTCTGCTTACTGGGGAAGGTGAACCCTTCAGAAAAACCTACGATTCCTTCTTGGCTTTTGCTTCCGCCAATACCAAAGATACTGTCCGGTTCGTCCACGTCTATAAGGAGCGACAACAAGAATTGGCCAGCTCGCTGCTCGGTGAAGATATCAAGCCTGGAGACTCCTCG GTGGCGATCCTGGAGAGACGGAACTCGGCCGGCAGAATAGTCTATAAGACCCTGGCCAGCGTCTGGAGTGGGAGTGAGGAGAACAAGTTTGCTCTCCTGGATTTCTTAGATCGCTTGAGAAAAGACCCCAGTGTCCTGTCTGCGGAGGCCATCCTGTCCGACCTGAATGACGAGCTCGCTCCT GTGTTTTTCCTCCGTTGGTTCTACACTGCAGTTGACTACTGGTCGGATGTATGGGAGAGCGTCCTACATAATAACTG GAGGGAGATGATGCCGCTGCTGTCCCTCATTTTCTCGGCTCTCTTCATCCTCTTCGGGACGGTCATCGTTCAGGCCTTCAG TGATTCCAGTGATGAGAGAGATTCTGTTCCATCTGATAAAGAGGAGCCTGGTGACAGGGAGAAGAGCAGCGAGGCCAACTTCACCAAGGAGAATACTAG GGTGCCTAAGAAAGGCTTTGTGGAGGTGACAGAGTTAACAGATGTAAACTATATGAGTAACCTTGTGCGGCTGCGCCCCGGCCACATGAACGTCGTCCTtatcctctccagctccaccaAGGCCAGCCTGCTGCAGAAGTTTGCCCAGGAAGTGTACACGTTTACAGG GAGCAGTTCCCTTCACTTCTCTTTCCTGAACCTGGACAAGCACCGCGAGTGGCTGGAATACCTGCTGGAGTTCGCCCAGGACGCGGCGACCATCGCCTACCAGTACGACGAGCACTTCCTGGAGCGCGACTACACCGGGTACGTGCTGGCTCTGAACGGACACAAAAAATACTTCTGTCTCTTTAAGGCGCACTCCACCACGCCGGAGGACGAGAAGCTCTCCGATGAGGGGGAACTCTGCCCTCCCGGCGGGGACTCTTTAAGGAAGATTTCCCTGGGCTCCGGGGCGGGCCACATAAAGAAGAAGCTGAATAAGCTGTCGCTATGGATGGAGCGCCTCCTAGAGGGCTCGCTGCAGAGATTCTACATCCCCTCCTGGCCCTCGCTGGACTGA
- the NBL1 gene encoding neuroblastoma suppressor of tumorigenicity 1 codes for MMIRFLIVSLLFVVILAAPPPINRLALFPDKSAWCEAKNITQIVGHSGCESKSIQNRACLGQCFSYSVPNTFPQSTESLVHCDSCMPAKSMWDVVTLECPGNEEVPRVDKLVEKILRCSCQACGKELSQEGAMFNVYLNTAEEALSPAENIGRHQQDQEAPPTAPRDGESEE; via the exons ATGATGATCCGGTTCCTGATCGTCTCGCTACTTTTTGTTGTGATTCTCGCAGCCCCGCCCCCCATTAATCGTTTGGCCCTCTTCCCTGATAAAAGCGCCTGGTGTGAGGCGAAGAACATTACGCAGATTGTCGGGCACAGCGGCTGTGAGTCCAAGTCTATCCAGAATCG GGCCTGCCTCGGTCAGTGCTTCAGCTACAGCGTCCCCAACACGTTCCCCCAGTCCACGGAGTCCCTGGTGCACTGCGACTCCTGTATGCCGGCCAAGTCCATGTGGGATGTG GTGACGCTGGAGTGTCCAGGGAACGAGGAGGTCCCCCGCGTGGACAAGCTGGTGGAGAAGATCTTACGCTGCAGCTGCCAGGCCTGTGGCAAGGAACTGAGCCAAGAGGGCGCCATGTTTAATGTTTACCTGAACACAGCAGAGGAGGCGCTATCACCGGCCGAGAATATCGGGCGACACCAGCAGGACCAGGAGGCGCCCCCCACCGCTCCGCGGGACGGAGAAAGTGAGGAGTAA
- the DNAJC16 gene encoding dnaJ homolog subfamily C member 16 isoform X1, producing the protein MGRLKLRLLLRLLLFLILALKILSAADFDPYRILGVSRTASQADIKKAYKKLAREWHPDKNKNPGAEDKFIQVSKAYEILSNEEKRTNYDRYGDVGENQGYSQQQHHHFRHFHDSFYFDESFFHFPFNSERRDSTDEKYLLQFSHYINEVVPDSFRKPYLIKITSDWCFSCIHIEPVWKEVVQELEGLGVGIGVVHAGYERRLAHHLGAHSTPSILGVINGKISFFHNAVLRENLRHFVESLLPGNLVDKITDKNYVRFLSSWQQENKPHILLFDQMPPVPLIYKLTAFAYKDYLSFGYVDLGQRETEQMSSQYNINMYAPTMLVFKEHIHKPADVVQARGMKKQVIDDFISTNKFLLAARLTNQKLFQELCPVRKSHRQRKYCVVLLTGEGEPFRKTYDSFLAFASANTKDTVRFVHVYKERQQELASSLLGEDIKPGDSSVAILERRNSAGRIVYKTLASVWSGSEENKFALLDFLDRLRKDPSVLSAEAILSDLNDELAPVFFLRWFYTAVDYWSDVWESVLHNNWREMMPLLSLIFSALFILFGTVIVQAFSDSSDERDSVPSDKEEPGDREKSSEANFTKENTSRVPKKGFVEVTELTDVNYMSNLVRLRPGHMNVVLILSSSTKASLLQKFAQEVYTFTGSSSLHFSFLNLDKHREWLEYLLEFAQDAATIAYQYDEHFLERDYTGYVLALNGHKKYFCLFKAHSTTPEDEKLSDEGELCPPGGDSLRKISLGSGAGHIKKKLNKLSLWMERLLEGSLQRFYIPSWPSLD; encoded by the exons ATGGGCCGCCTTAAACTGCGCCTCCTCTTGCGGTTACTGCTCTTCCTCATCCTCGCCCTGAAGATCCTGTCAGCTGCCGACTTTGATCCTTACCGTATTCTGGGCGTGAGCCGGACGGCGAGCCAGGCGGACATTAAGAAAGCCTACAAGAAGCTGGCCAGAGAGTG GCACCCCGATAAAAACAAGAACCCCGGAGCGGAAGACAAATTCATCCAAGTCAGCAAAGCTTATGAG ATTCTATCGAACGAGGAGAAGAGGACGAACTACGACCGATACGGAGACGTTGGGGAGAACCAGGGCTActcccagcagcagcatcacCACTTCAGACACTTCCACGACAGCTTCTATTTCGATGAGTCCTTCTTCCACTTCCCCTTTAATTCTGAGCGCAGGGATTCTACCGATGAGAAATATCTCCTGCAGTTCTCCCATTACATCAATGAGGTCGTCCCCGACAGCTTCCGCAAACCTTACCTCATCAAGATCACCTCCGACTGGTGCTTCAGCTGCATCCACATCGAGCCTGTATGGAAAGAGGTGGTGCAGGAGCTGGAGGGGCTAG GTGTTGGCATAGGAGTGGTGCATGCTGGGTACGAGAGGCGTCTTGCTCACCATCTCggcgcacacagcaccccgtccATTTTGGGGGTGATTAATGGGAAAATCTCCTTCTTTCACAATGCCGTCTTAAGGGAAAACCTCCGACACTTTGTGGAAAGTTTACTGCCAGGAAATCTAGTGGATAAG ATCACAGATAAGAATTACGTCCGCTTCCTATCCAGTTGGCAGCAGGAGAATAAGCCCCACATCCTACTATTCGATCAAATGCCCCCTGTCCCCCTGATCTACAAG CTGACTGCGTTTGCCTATAAGGATTACCTGTCCTTCGGATACGTGGACCTCGGCCAGAGGGAGACGGAGCAGATGAGCAGTCAGTACAATATTAACATGTACGCCCCGACCATGCTGGTCTTCAAGGAGCACATTCACAAACCCGCCGACGTGGTGCAG GCACGTGGGATGAAGAAACAAGTGATTGATGATTTCATTTCTACCAACAAATTCCTCCTGGCCGCCCGGCTGACCAATCAGAAGCTCTTCCAGGAGCTGTGTCCTGTCAGGAAATCTCACCGCCAGCGCAA ATATTGTGTCGTTCTGCTTACTGGGGAAGGTGAACCCTTCAGAAAAACCTACGATTCCTTCTTGGCTTTTGCTTCCGCCAATACCAAAGATACTGTCCGGTTCGTCCACGTCTATAAGGAGCGACAACAAGAATTGGCCAGCTCGCTGCTCGGTGAAGATATCAAGCCTGGAGACTCCTCG GTGGCGATCCTGGAGAGACGGAACTCGGCCGGCAGAATAGTCTATAAGACCCTGGCCAGCGTCTGGAGTGGGAGTGAGGAGAACAAGTTTGCTCTCCTGGATTTCTTAGATCGCTTGAGAAAAGACCCCAGTGTCCTGTCTGCGGAGGCCATCCTGTCCGACCTGAATGACGAGCTCGCTCCT GTGTTTTTCCTCCGTTGGTTCTACACTGCAGTTGACTACTGGTCGGATGTATGGGAGAGCGTCCTACATAATAACTG GAGGGAGATGATGCCGCTGCTGTCCCTCATTTTCTCGGCTCTCTTCATCCTCTTCGGGACGGTCATCGTTCAGGCCTTCAG TGATTCCAGTGATGAGAGAGATTCTGTTCCATCTGATAAAGAGGAGCCTGGTGACAGGGAGAAGAGCAGCGAGGCCAACTTCACCAAGGAGAATACTAG CAGGGTGCCTAAGAAAGGCTTTGTGGAGGTGACAGAGTTAACAGATGTAAACTATATGAGTAACCTTGTGCGGCTGCGCCCCGGCCACATGAACGTCGTCCTtatcctctccagctccaccaAGGCCAGCCTGCTGCAGAAGTTTGCCCAGGAAGTGTACACGTTTACAGG GAGCAGTTCCCTTCACTTCTCTTTCCTGAACCTGGACAAGCACCGCGAGTGGCTGGAATACCTGCTGGAGTTCGCCCAGGACGCGGCGACCATCGCCTACCAGTACGACGAGCACTTCCTGGAGCGCGACTACACCGGGTACGTGCTGGCTCTGAACGGACACAAAAAATACTTCTGTCTCTTTAAGGCGCACTCCACCACGCCGGAGGACGAGAAGCTCTCCGATGAGGGGGAACTCTGCCCTCCCGGCGGGGACTCTTTAAGGAAGATTTCCCTGGGCTCCGGGGCGGGCCACATAAAGAAGAAGCTGAATAAGCTGTCGCTATGGATGGAGCGCCTCCTAGAGGGCTCGCTGCAGAGATTCTACATCCCCTCCTGGCCCTCGCTGGACTGA